A genomic stretch from Echeneis naucrates chromosome 6, fEcheNa1.1, whole genome shotgun sequence includes:
- the LOC115044587 gene encoding uncharacterized protein LOC115044587 — protein sequence MRETLPSPPLVVVVVAFFRFLPAASGSVAGPLSQTGLLGLASDGSAAWEYGGGCGGLDGYPKPQQPTPTPPRPGYIQGASQTNPRSITGSAPGPSGIPYKVYKKCPMLLRRMWKLFRRIWRKGAIPSCWKRAEGCFVPKEENSSTIEQFRTISLLSVEGKIFFSVLAKRMTSYMTDNKYINTAIQKGGIPGFSGCLEHTGVLTQMIREAKTRNGNLTVVWLDLANAYGSIPHALIHAALGHYHIPRMITSYFGGIQMRFKAAHFTTRWQSLEKGIVTGCTISPILFVMGMNLLITAAAKEAKGPKMESGIQQPSIRGYMDDLTVTTRTHVEARWVLAALDHVATWARLKFKPKKSRSMVIRNGKLTNKFRLHVQEELIPSLEENPIKCLGKWFDKSLADHNNIVNMEKQTEEWLRRIEKSGLPGKFKAWLYQHGLLPRLTWSLTVYEAPMTSVEGMERKINKYLRKWLGVPPSFTSVGLYIRSGQLQLPLTSVVEEFKIAKCRVVMTYRDSHDDQIKHAGITTRSGRKWGAESAVAQAESMLKIRDIIGAPCIGRQGLGAAHFQQWSKAGTRDRRAMIQEEVRSLEEEGRRSKAVALSSQGAWTKWDLPKRKITWADLWRLEPFRISFLLRSVYDTLPTPANLHRWGLTDSPLCKLCGEKGTMAHILSGCKTALAQGRYRWRHDKVLMTLADTLEQERKKKRQKHLKATAIQFVREGGKPPTTVTAKPSLLQKAQSWEMKVDLGGRLKFPQFVQTSLRPDVVLWSEEAKKIILIELTVPWEEGCEQAFERKSAKYQDLLHQCREKGWQAWLFPVEVGCRGFPAQSVWRMFTAIGLGGRDRKVAARRMGEAAEKASCWLWSRREEVSWKPGGGGGQ from the coding sequence TCCATTACAGGATCTGCCCCCGGCCCCAGCGGTATACCCTACAAGGTATATAAAAAGTGCCCAATGCTCCTTCGGAGGATGTGGAAGCTGTTCCGAAGAATTTGGAGAAAGGGTGCCATTCCATCGTGCTGGAAGAGGGCAGAAGGATGCTTTGTACCAAAGGAAGAGAACTCCTCAACCATTGAGCAATTCCGAACCATATCTCTACTAAGTGTGGAAGGAAAAATCTTCTTTTCTGTATTGGCCAAAAGGATGACCTCTTACATGACGGACAACAAATACATCAATACGGCTATCCAGAAAGGCGGAATACCTGGCTTTTCCGGATGCCTGGAACACACGGGTGTTCTTACCCAGATGATCCGCGAGGCCAAGACCAGAAATGGCAACCTGACAGTAGTCTGGCTTGATCTGGCCAACGCCTATGGATCTATTCCTCATGCCCTAATCCATGCAGCACTAGGCCATTACCACATCCCGCGAATGATCACCAGCTACTTTGGAGGGATCCAGATGCGATTCAAGGCGGCCCATTTTACAACTCGGTGGCAGAGCCTAGAAAAGGGCATAGTGACTGGATGCACAATCTCCCCCATCCTTTTTGTCATGGGAATGAATCTGCTGATTACGGCTGCAGCAAAGGAGGCAAAGGGTCCAAAGATGGAGTCAGGCATTCAACAACCCTCAATAAGGGGTTACATGGATGACCTTACTGTGACAACCAGGACCCATGTGGAGGCGAGATGGGTGCTAGCAGCTCTGGACCATGTGGCAACATGGGCCAGACTGAAGTTCAAACCAAAGAAATCCCGTAGCATGGTGATCAGAAATGGGAAATTGACCAACAAGTTTAGGCTGCATGTGCAAGAGGAACTGATCCCGTCATTAGAGGAAAACCCCATCAAGTGTCTCGGAAAGTGGTTTGACAAATCACTGGCCGATCACAACAACATCGTCAATATGgagaagcagacagaggaaTGGTTGAGGAGAATCGAGAAGTCAGGACTGCCAGGGAAATTTAAAGCGTGGCTCTATCAACATGGACTGCTGCCAAGACTCACATGGTCACTGACTGTGTATGAAGCCCCGATGACAAGCGTGGaaggaatggagagaaaaatcaaCAAGTATCTCCGGAAGTGGCTGGGGGTTCCTCCAAGCTTCACCTCAGTAGGCCTGTACATCAGATCGGGACAACTTCAACTTCCTCTGACGTCCGTGGTCGAGGAATTTAAGATTGCCAAGTGCCGAGTCGTTATGACCTACAGAGACTCCCACGATGACCAAATCAAACATGCCGGGATCACCACGAGATCCGGCCGCAAGTGGGGAGCTGAGTCAGCGGTCGCACAAGCAGAGAGCATGCTGAAGATCCGTGACATCATCGGAGCACCGTGCATAGGAAGGCAGGGTCTTGGAGCAGCCCATTTCCAGCAGTGGAGCAAAGCAGGAACCAGGGACAGAAGAGCAATGATCCAGGAGGAGGTTAGAagtctggaggaggaagggcGAAGGTCAAAGGCTGTGGCGCTATCTTCCCAAGGAGCCTGGACCAAGTGGGACCTCCCCAAGCGGAAGATTACTTGGGCAGACCTATGGAGGCTGGAACCATTTCGCATTTCCTTTTTACTGCGCTCAGTGTATGACACACTCCCAACCCCAGCAAACTTGCACAGGTGGGGACTGACTGACAGCCCACTGTGCAAGCTTTGTGGGGAGAAAGGAACCATGGCACACATCCTGTCTGGGTGTAAAACCGCACTTGCCCAAGGAAGGTACAGGTGGCGCCATGACAAGGTGCTCATGACACTTGCTGACACCCttgagcaggagaggaagaagaaacggCAGAAACATCTAAAGGCCACAGCAATCCAGTTTGTAAGGGAAGGGGGAAAGCCACCAACCACAGTTACAGCAAAACCCAGTCTACTGCAAAAGGCCCAATCCTGGGAAATGAAGGTCGACCTGGGGGGAAGGCTGAAGTTCCCGCAGTTTGTCCAGACATCCCTGAGGCCGGATGTGGTACTGTGGTCAGAAGAGGCGAAGAAGATCATCCTCATAGAACTTACTGTCCCATGGGAAGAGGGGTGTGAGCAGGCGTTTGAGAGAAAAAGTGCCAAGTATCAGGACCTTCTGCACCAGTGTAGGGAGAAGGGATGGCAGGCATGGCTGTTCCCTGTTGAGGTCGGCTGTCGAGGGTTTCCTGCCCAGTCGGTGTGGAGAATGTTCACAGCCATCGGActgggagggagggacagaaaGGTTGCAGCTCGCAGGATGGGGGAGGCAGCGGAGAAAGCCTCGTGCTGGTTATGGAGTAGGAGGGAGGAGGTTAGCTGgaagccaggaggaggaggtgggcaGTGA